One Rhizobiales bacterium GAS188 DNA window includes the following coding sequences:
- a CDS encoding Acetyltransferase (GNAT) family protein (manually curated), with translation MPDWREEPIGRHHDRKSFDCSVRALNEYLDRYARQNHDSGGAKTFVAVPPVDPVRVMGFYSISPGTVEFARVPARLTKKLGRYDVPVFRLGRLAIDRSMQGQGLGGDLLLAAGERALAVATEVGGVALAIDAKDENAARWYERFGALALLDDPLKLILPLDIVADAIASGRKHRR, from the coding sequence TTGCCGGATTGGCGCGAGGAGCCCATTGGGCGGCATCATGACCGCAAGAGCTTCGATTGCAGCGTGCGCGCCCTCAATGAATATCTCGATCGCTACGCAAGGCAGAACCACGATTCCGGCGGCGCCAAAACTTTTGTCGCGGTGCCCCCGGTAGATCCGGTGCGCGTTATGGGCTTCTACTCGATCAGCCCCGGCACCGTCGAGTTCGCCCGCGTGCCCGCGAGACTGACCAAGAAGCTGGGACGCTACGACGTGCCGGTCTTTCGGCTCGGGCGTCTGGCCATCGATCGTTCGATGCAGGGCCAGGGCCTCGGTGGCGACTTGCTGCTGGCCGCGGGCGAACGAGCCTTGGCCGTCGCGACGGAAGTCGGTGGCGTTGCCCTCGCCATCGATGCGAAGGATGAGAACGCGGCAAGATGGTATGAGCGCTTCGGTGCTCTGGCGTTGTTGGATGATCCGCTCAAGCTGATACTACCGCTCGACATCGTCGCTGATGCGATCGCCTCAGGCAGAAAACACCGGAGATGA
- a CDS encoding carbonic anhydrase, with protein sequence MCEICRRDLSAHHVQPSRRGLFRLAGAAAAGMALTGSALAKEAKAPPKPQNVVSPDASLELLKKGNGRYVEGVSRRHDFKHEREALVGGQNPYAGILSCADSRIAPEYAFDSGRGDLFVCRVAGNFANADTIASLEYAVSSLGTPLIVVLGHDSCGALDATIKSLKDNTTLPGHLPSLVTSLTPAVTASAGRPGDALDNAVRQNVIDNVAKLKSATPILSAAVEQGKLKVVGGIYKLADGRVEMIA encoded by the coding sequence ATGTGCGAGATATGCCGTCGAGATCTTTCCGCTCATCATGTGCAGCCCTCGAGACGCGGGCTGTTTCGACTAGCCGGCGCGGCTGCGGCCGGGATGGCGTTGACCGGTTCTGCCCTGGCGAAAGAAGCCAAGGCGCCGCCGAAGCCGCAGAACGTCGTGTCGCCGGATGCTTCGCTCGAGCTGTTGAAGAAGGGCAATGGACGCTATGTCGAAGGCGTCTCGCGGCGCCACGACTTCAAGCATGAGCGCGAGGCACTGGTCGGAGGGCAGAACCCTTATGCGGGCATTTTGAGCTGCGCCGATTCCCGCATCGCGCCCGAATACGCGTTCGACAGCGGCCGCGGTGATCTGTTCGTCTGCCGGGTGGCAGGCAATTTCGCCAACGCCGACACGATCGCGAGCCTGGAATACGCGGTCTCCAGCCTCGGCACGCCCCTGATCGTCGTGCTCGGCCATGATAGTTGCGGCGCCCTCGACGCCACCATCAAATCGCTGAAGGACAACACCACCTTGCCCGGGCATCTGCCGTCCCTGGTCACGAGCCTCACCCCGGCCGTGACTGCAAGCGCGGGTCGGCCGGGCGATGCGCTTGACAACGCTGTCCGGCAAAACGTGATCGACAATGTCGCCAAGCTCAAATCGGCGACACCCATCCTGAGCGCCGCGGTCGAACAGGGAAAGCTCAAGGTCGTCGGCGGAATTTACAAGCTTGCGGACGGTCGGGTCGAGATGATCGCCTAA
- a CDS encoding glutathione transport system substrate-binding protein, with translation MSQLLPRMMLGAVLALLGATPALAAKDLVIGVDSNMPHLDPANTNDTLSQSVERTMYQGLFGFDKEMKLVPALAEKVDSDETATEFVFHLRHGVVFHDGTPFDADAVKISLERVMNPENHLSRRSLVSMISHVDVLDPYTVKIALSQPFGAFVNNMAHPGTFIISPKALAQYGKDIATHPVGTGPFKFVSFAADTVKTTKNEAYWKPGLPKVDSITFKAVPESGSRFAMLQTGEAQFIAPLPSELVKAAQAIPTLQVVISPSIVARYVALNTMKKPFDDLRVREALNYAVDKTAFVKIVFSGYAAPLDAPIPPQLGFYSKQGVWPYDPAKAKALLAEAGYPDGFSVELWGATSTLAKRSMEFLQQQFAAVGVKATVLPLEAGVRTAKLFNVQKPEDATMQMDYSGWSSSTGDADWGLRPLLYSKSFPPNLFNTAYYHSAAADDAIAAGLASADPAKRAAAYAQAQKVIWKDAPWVFLSVDELIAGESKKLSGVYYMPDQGLLTEEAALD, from the coding sequence ATGTCTCAGCTTTTGCCTCGGATGATGCTCGGAGCGGTGCTTGCGCTCCTCGGTGCGACGCCGGCCTTGGCGGCCAAGGATCTGGTGATCGGGGTTGATTCCAACATGCCGCACCTCGACCCCGCGAACACCAACGATACGTTGTCGCAGTCGGTCGAGCGGACAATGTACCAGGGGTTGTTCGGCTTCGACAAGGAGATGAAGCTGGTGCCGGCCCTGGCGGAGAAGGTCGATTCCGACGAGACCGCGACCGAGTTCGTTTTCCACTTGCGGCATGGCGTCGTCTTCCATGACGGCACGCCGTTCGACGCCGACGCCGTGAAGATAAGTCTCGAGCGGGTGATGAACCCGGAGAACCACCTGTCCCGTCGCAGCCTCGTCTCGATGATCTCGCATGTCGATGTGCTGGATCCGTACACGGTGAAGATCGCGCTGTCGCAGCCCTTCGGCGCCTTCGTCAACAACATGGCCCATCCCGGCACGTTCATCATCAGCCCGAAGGCGTTGGCGCAGTACGGCAAGGACATCGCGACGCACCCCGTCGGCACGGGGCCATTCAAATTCGTGAGCTTTGCAGCCGATACGGTGAAGACGACGAAGAACGAGGCGTATTGGAAGCCGGGACTGCCGAAAGTGGACAGCATCACCTTCAAGGCCGTGCCCGAAAGCGGCTCGCGCTTCGCCATGCTGCAGACCGGCGAGGCGCAGTTCATCGCTCCTCTGCCGTCCGAGCTGGTGAAGGCCGCGCAGGCGATCCCGACGCTGCAGGTGGTGATCTCGCCCTCGATCGTCGCGCGCTACGTTGCGCTCAACACCATGAAGAAGCCGTTCGACGACCTGCGGGTGCGCGAGGCGCTGAACTATGCCGTGGACAAGACTGCATTCGTGAAGATCGTGTTCAGCGGCTATGCGGCGCCTCTCGACGCGCCGATCCCGCCCCAGCTGGGCTTCTACTCGAAGCAAGGTGTGTGGCCATATGACCCGGCAAAAGCCAAGGCGCTGCTGGCTGAAGCCGGCTACCCAGACGGATTCAGCGTCGAGCTTTGGGGTGCGACATCGACCCTTGCCAAGCGGTCGATGGAATTCCTGCAGCAACAATTCGCGGCGGTTGGCGTCAAGGCGACCGTCCTGCCGCTGGAAGCGGGGGTCAGGACCGCGAAGCTGTTCAATGTGCAGAAGCCGGAAGATGCCACGATGCAGATGGACTACTCCGGCTGGTCGTCCTCTACCGGCGATGCGGATTGGGGTCTGCGGCCGCTTCTGTACAGCAAGTCCTTCCCGCCGAACCTGTTCAACACCGCCTATTACCATTCGGCCGCAGCCGATGACGCGATCGCGGCGGGGTTGGCGAGCGCCGATCCGGCAAAGCGAGCGGCGGCTTACGCCCAGGCGCAAAAAGTGATCTGGAAGGACGCTCCCTGGGTGTTCCTGAGCGTCGACGAGCTCATCGCGGGCGAATCGAAGAAGCTCTCGGGCGTCTACTACATGCCGGATCAAGGGCTATTGACCGAAGAGGCTGCACTCGACTGA
- a CDS encoding threonine synthase: MTLPVRNQRLTGFACIRCEARSAFGDHPEGCPICLAAGFPSSVAPTYEELAPFVGRAAGRGMTRFAGRLPYTSFPSLGEGDTPFVELERVAARLHLDALHIKLESSNPTGSHKDRMSAQFVARALDRGVSGVVAASSGNAGASLATYAALSGLACRIVTTPAINPIWRRAIEMAGADLHFEADSLSRWSHVKALVRQGGWMSATNYLDPPVGSEPCGVEGYKTLGYELAEEQAIAAADVVLVPTARGDLLFGIAKGLLEARSSGAFARIPKLIAVEPFARLTRVLTGEDYRRKFEGRSTLSSSTLSSSPLSSINGPTATFQSLLALRQTAGEAVAVNSEQVLDDQRLLAAQGIYLESSAAAALTALRFLLARDGAAIRRAVLIGTSSGYKELY; the protein is encoded by the coding sequence ATGACCTTGCCTGTCCGCAACCAGCGCCTGACGGGATTTGCTTGCATCAGATGCGAGGCACGCTCTGCCTTCGGCGATCATCCCGAAGGGTGCCCGATCTGTCTCGCCGCCGGCTTCCCGTCGAGCGTCGCGCCGACCTATGAGGAGCTTGCACCCTTCGTCGGCAGGGCCGCAGGGCGCGGCATGACCCGCTTCGCCGGGCGACTGCCCTACACCAGTTTTCCTTCGCTCGGCGAAGGCGACACGCCGTTCGTGGAGCTCGAACGGGTCGCGGCCAGACTTCATCTCGACGCCCTGCATATCAAGCTCGAGAGCTCCAACCCGACCGGCTCGCATAAGGACCGGATGAGCGCGCAATTCGTGGCTCGCGCCCTCGATCGAGGCGTATCGGGCGTGGTCGCTGCCTCGAGCGGCAATGCTGGTGCCTCGCTTGCGACTTACGCCGCGCTCTCAGGACTGGCGTGCCGGATCGTGACCACGCCCGCCATCAATCCGATCTGGCGGCGCGCCATCGAGATGGCCGGCGCCGACTTGCACTTCGAAGCCGATTCCCTTTCGCGCTGGTCGCATGTGAAGGCGTTGGTGCGCCAGGGTGGATGGATGTCCGCCACCAATTATCTCGATCCTCCGGTCGGGAGCGAACCTTGCGGCGTCGAGGGCTACAAGACCTTGGGCTACGAGCTTGCCGAAGAGCAGGCGATCGCCGCGGCGGATGTGGTTCTGGTGCCGACGGCGCGAGGCGACCTTCTCTTCGGCATCGCCAAAGGTCTTTTGGAGGCGAGGAGCTCCGGCGCCTTCGCGCGCATCCCGAAACTCATCGCGGTCGAGCCTTTCGCGCGCCTGACGCGAGTGCTGACGGGAGAGGATTATCGCCGCAAGTTCGAAGGCAGATCGACCTTGAGCTCCTCGACCTTGAGCTCTTCGCCCTTGAGCTCCATCAATGGGCCGACGGCGACCTTTCAGTCCCTCTTGGCGCTGCGGCAAACGGCAGGAGAGGCGGTCGCGGTGAACTCGGAGCAGGTGCTCGACGATCAGCGGCTTCTCGCCGCGCAAGGCATCTATCTCGAGAGCTCAGCCGCGGCGGCGCTCACGGCGCTGCGCTTTCTCCTGGCGCGAGATGGAGCAGCCATTCGGCGTGCCGTGCTGATCGGCACCTCTTCCGGCTATAAGGAGCTGTACTAG
- a CDS encoding glutathione transport system permease protein yields the protein MRRLAGTVIVLLAVSVFVFGFVRLLPGDPARLVAGPDATVEDVGAVRAEMGLEGSLWRQYAHYLGQTLRGDFGRSAKTRQPVVTEIGARFMPTLWLTLVAMGWSTLAGLVMGVISGVERGQWQDQAVMALAVSGVSFPGFWLGLLLIDLFSVRLGWLPTGGYDDWRSFILPSITLGAGVAAVLARFTRSAYVEVAAEDYVRTARSKGVAERDVIWKHTLRNALIPVVTLIGLEFGFLLGGSIVVESVFSWPGLGRLLVDSVSFRDYPVIQAEILLFSTEFVLINLIVDLLYAVLNPEIRLR from the coding sequence ATGCGCCGGCTGGCCGGCACCGTGATCGTTCTCCTCGCTGTGTCGGTGTTCGTGTTCGGCTTCGTGCGCCTGCTGCCGGGCGATCCGGCGCGGCTGGTGGCGGGGCCGGACGCGACCGTGGAGGACGTGGGGGCCGTCCGGGCCGAAATGGGCCTCGAAGGCTCGCTCTGGCGGCAATACGCGCATTATCTCGGCCAGACCCTGCGCGGCGATTTCGGCCGCTCGGCCAAGACGCGCCAGCCGGTGGTGACCGAGATCGGGGCGCGCTTCATGCCGACGCTGTGGCTGACGCTCGTCGCCATGGGCTGGTCGACGCTCGCGGGGCTGGTGATGGGCGTGATCTCCGGCGTAGAACGCGGCCAGTGGCAGGACCAGGCCGTCATGGCGCTCGCAGTCTCCGGCGTGTCGTTTCCGGGCTTTTGGCTGGGGCTGCTCCTGATCGACCTGTTCTCGGTGCGGCTCGGCTGGTTGCCGACCGGCGGCTATGACGATTGGCGGAGCTTCATTCTGCCCTCGATCACGCTTGGCGCCGGCGTTGCGGCGGTGCTGGCGCGGTTCACCCGCTCGGCCTATGTCGAGGTTGCCGCCGAGGACTATGTGCGCACGGCGCGCTCGAAGGGAGTGGCCGAGCGGGACGTGATTTGGAAGCACACATTACGCAATGCACTGATTCCGGTCGTGACCTTGATCGGATTGGAATTCGGCTTCCTGCTCGGCGGCTCCATCGTGGTCGAAAGCGTGTTCTCCTGGCCGGGGCTCGGGCGGCTGCTGGTCGATTCGGTTTCGTTTCGCGACTATCCGGTGATCCAGGCGGAAATCCTCCTCTTCTCGACGGAGTTCGTGCTGATCAACCTGATCGTCGACCTC
- a CDS encoding acetolactate synthase-1/2/3 large subunit yields MNREGRMATAGEIIVDSLVANGIDRVFCVPGESYLGLLDALYGRGDIDTVVCRHESGAGFMALADARLTGRPGIACVSRGPGASNAAIAVHTAEQDSVPFVLIIGQVPVRDLRRNSFQEIDYGKMFGSIAKWVAEVTDPDRVGETILRAIQVATTGHPGPVVIAVPEDVLTAASRSEVVRPQSKPRAAPHPDDVASLRQLLAHAERPLVIAGGNLDRPGGREALADFLTSWHVPTAVSFRNQDLFPNDHRLYVGDLGLANPEAQMAVYRDSDLVLVLGARLSDITTQGYTFPRLVRPQMQLVHVYPDQSMIGTHFAADLAIACDAATLITALGKPELAPPEHRDGWIDRLKAEQRRIATPRVVAADDGVPFESIVDHVGRNLADNAIVTLDAGSFAAPAYRVIPFKPPQRLLAPISGAMGFGVPAAVAAALRIPGAPVVCFVGDGGFLMTGNELAVAIERKLPIKVILSENHIYGSIRIHQEREYPGRTIGTSFANPDFALIAKAFGFEVTRIDELAQLDRLTAALAAPGPQFILVHTSVAAILPKPVGIGQAAG; encoded by the coding sequence ATGAATCGCGAGGGCAGGATGGCGACCGCAGGTGAGATCATCGTCGACAGCCTCGTCGCAAACGGGATCGACAGGGTCTTCTGCGTCCCCGGCGAAAGCTATCTCGGTCTTCTCGACGCCCTCTATGGTCGCGGCGACATCGACACGGTGGTCTGCCGCCATGAATCCGGGGCGGGCTTCATGGCGCTCGCCGATGCGCGTCTCACGGGTCGCCCCGGCATCGCCTGCGTCAGCCGCGGCCCCGGCGCCAGCAATGCGGCGATCGCGGTTCACACTGCCGAGCAGGACAGCGTTCCGTTCGTCCTGATCATCGGGCAAGTCCCGGTTCGCGACCTGCGCCGCAACTCCTTCCAGGAGATCGACTACGGCAAGATGTTTGGCTCGATCGCCAAATGGGTGGCCGAAGTCACCGACCCCGATCGCGTCGGCGAAACGATCCTGCGGGCCATCCAGGTCGCGACCACAGGTCATCCGGGTCCGGTGGTGATTGCGGTCCCCGAAGATGTGCTCACCGCTGCCTCGCGCTCAGAGGTGGTGAGGCCGCAATCGAAGCCGCGCGCCGCACCCCATCCCGACGATGTCGCCAGCTTGCGGCAGCTGCTGGCGCATGCCGAACGGCCATTGGTCATCGCCGGCGGCAATCTCGATCGGCCCGGCGGCCGAGAGGCCTTGGCGGACTTCCTCACAAGCTGGCATGTCCCGACGGCGGTCTCCTTCCGCAACCAGGATCTCTTCCCCAATGATCATCGACTGTACGTCGGCGATTTGGGGCTCGCCAATCCCGAAGCGCAGATGGCGGTCTATCGCGACAGCGATCTCGTGCTGGTGTTGGGCGCCCGCCTGAGCGACATCACCACCCAGGGCTATACCTTCCCCCGCCTGGTGCGGCCCCAGATGCAGCTCGTGCATGTCTATCCGGATCAGAGCATGATCGGCACGCATTTCGCCGCCGATCTTGCAATTGCTTGTGATGCCGCGACCCTGATCACGGCCCTCGGCAAGCCCGAGCTGGCGCCTCCCGAGCACCGGGATGGTTGGATCGATCGCTTGAAGGCCGAGCAGCGCAGGATTGCCACGCCGCGCGTCGTGGCGGCCGATGACGGCGTGCCATTCGAGAGCATCGTCGACCATGTCGGCCGCAACCTCGCCGACAATGCGATCGTCACTCTGGATGCTGGCAGCTTCGCGGCTCCCGCCTATCGGGTCATTCCCTTCAAGCCGCCGCAGCGCTTGCTGGCGCCGATCTCGGGCGCCATGGGCTTTGGCGTCCCAGCCGCCGTCGCGGCCGCTCTGCGCATTCCTGGCGCGCCGGTCGTCTGCTTCGTTGGCGATGGCGGCTTCCTGATGACGGGCAACGAGCTCGCGGTCGCCATCGAGCGCAAGCTGCCGATCAAGGTGATCTTGTCCGAGAACCACATCTATGGCTCGATCCGCATCCATCAGGAGCGCGAATATCCGGGCCGCACCATCGGCACGAGCTTCGCCAATCCGGATTTCGCGCTGATCGCCAAGGCCTTTGGCTTCGAGGTGACGCGCATCGACGAACTGGCGCAGCTCGATCGGTTGACTGCGGCGCTCGCGGCGCCCGGACCCCAGTTCATCCTGGTCCACACCAGTGTCGCTGCCATCCTGCCGAAGCCGGTCGGCATCGGCCAGGCTGCGGGCTAG
- a CDS encoding glutathione transport system ATP-binding protein (manually curated): MLPSRTRASIGESPAGDPSLSQSLPLLDVQGLSVAFGAGHDAVMVVRGLDLSVGVGETVALVGESGSGKSVTSLAITRLIDHAGGRIAAGRIDFTRRDGRVRDLVAETPEAMRRLRGAELAMVFQEPMTSLNPVLRIGDQIAEAVMLHQGIGRAEAMAEAKRMLDRVRIPEAARQLKRYPFQLSGGMRQRVMIAMALSCRPRLLIADEPTTALDVTVQAQVLRLIASLQRELRMGLLFITHDMGVVAEIADRVVVMRKGEKVEEGSTARVFDAPEHPYTRALLAAVPALGSLAGQSLPAPFETPDAPPPRPQDTVRGAPVLQVRDLVTRFDVRRGLFGRMTGRIHAVEQVSFDLRPGETLAVVGESGCGKSTLGRSIIRLEQPEGGTIRLAGQDVMRLDGATEPLLRRAVQYVFQDPFASLDPRLTIGFSIAEPIRTHRLMIGTAVEGRVRTLLEQVGLAARHAARYPHELSGGERQRVCIARALASEPRVIIADEAVAALDVSIRAQVVNLMMDLQARLGIAYLFISHDMAVVERVAHRVAVMYLGQIVEIGSRQAVMGDPRHAYTRRLLAAVPVADPRRRWREVELDESEVPSPLRRVGDAPMAAPLAEVGPGHFVARHSVGGLY, encoded by the coding sequence TTGCTTCCATCCCGAACCAGGGCATCAATAGGGGAATCGCCAGCCGGAGATCCGTCTCTGTCCCAATCGCTGCCTCTTCTTGACGTGCAAGGCCTGTCGGTCGCGTTCGGCGCCGGACATGATGCAGTGATGGTGGTGCGCGGCCTCGATCTCAGCGTCGGGGTCGGGGAGACGGTGGCGCTGGTTGGCGAATCCGGATCGGGCAAATCCGTGACGTCGCTGGCGATCACGCGGCTGATCGACCATGCCGGGGGGCGGATCGCCGCCGGGCGAATCGACTTCACCAGACGCGATGGCCGAGTGCGCGACCTCGTGGCCGAGACGCCGGAAGCGATGCGCCGCCTGCGCGGCGCCGAGCTCGCAATGGTGTTCCAGGAGCCGATGACGAGCCTCAACCCGGTGTTGCGTATCGGCGACCAGATCGCCGAAGCGGTGATGCTGCATCAGGGCATCGGCCGCGCCGAGGCGATGGCGGAGGCCAAGCGGATGCTCGACCGCGTGCGCATCCCCGAGGCGGCTCGGCAGCTCAAGCGCTACCCGTTTCAGCTTTCCGGCGGCATGCGCCAGCGCGTGATGATCGCGATGGCGCTCTCGTGCCGGCCGCGCCTGCTGATCGCCGACGAGCCCACGACCGCGCTCGACGTCACGGTGCAGGCACAGGTTCTGCGGCTGATAGCCTCGTTGCAGCGAGAGCTGCGCATGGGCCTCTTGTTCATCACCCACGATATGGGTGTGGTGGCGGAGATCGCCGACCGCGTGGTGGTCATGCGCAAGGGGGAGAAGGTCGAGGAAGGCTCGACCGCGCGCGTGTTCGACGCTCCCGAACACCCCTACACCCGCGCATTGCTGGCCGCCGTGCCGGCGCTGGGCAGTTTGGCGGGGCAGAGCCTGCCGGCGCCATTCGAGACACCGGACGCGCCGCCGCCCAGGCCGCAGGATACGGTGCGCGGCGCGCCCGTATTGCAAGTGCGCGACCTCGTCACTCGGTTCGACGTAAGGCGGGGCCTATTCGGGCGGATGACCGGGCGCATCCATGCGGTGGAGCAGGTCAGCTTCGATCTGCGGCCGGGCGAGACACTGGCGGTGGTTGGCGAGTCCGGCTGCGGGAAATCCACGCTTGGGCGCAGCATTATCCGGTTGGAGCAGCCCGAGGGCGGCACGATCCGGCTTGCCGGGCAGGATGTGATGCGGCTCGATGGCGCGACCGAGCCGCTGCTGCGCAGGGCCGTGCAGTATGTGTTCCAGGATCCGTTCGCCTCGCTCGATCCGCGCCTGACCATCGGCTTCTCGATCGCCGAGCCGATCCGCACGCACCGGCTGATGATCGGCACGGCCGTGGAAGGGCGCGTGCGAACGCTGTTGGAGCAGGTCGGGCTCGCGGCACGGCACGCGGCGCGCTACCCGCATGAGCTTTCCGGCGGAGAGCGGCAGCGTGTCTGCATCGCCCGGGCGCTGGCGAGCGAGCCGCGCGTGATCATCGCCGACGAGGCGGTGGCGGCGCTCGATGTCTCGATCCGCGCGCAGGTGGTGAACCTGATGATGGACCTGCAGGCCCGGCTTGGCATCGCCTACCTGTTCATCTCCCATGATATGGCGGTGGTGGAGCGCGTCGCGCACAGGGTGGCGGTCATGTATCTCGGCCAGATCGTCGAGATCGGCTCCCGCCAGGCCGTCATGGGCGATCCGCGGCACGCCTATACTCGCCGCTTGCTGGCGGCGGTTCCGGTGGCGGACCCGCGGCGGCGGTGGCGAGAGGTGGAGCTTGATGAATCCGAAGTGCCGTCGCCGCTGCGCAGGGTGGGCGATGCGCCCATGGCGGCGCCGCTTGCCGAGGTGGGGCCCGGCCATTTCGTGGCTCGCCACAGCGTAGGTGGGCTCTATTGA
- a CDS encoding Uncharacterized conserved protein, DUF4415 family encodes MSKPPFRSRIPTGARDAAEAAFKSVTTKPVQAVTEKPKLPGVRELVSLRLDRDVLEHFQEGGPGWQERINEALRKAAGI; translated from the coding sequence ATGAGCAAGCCGCCCTTTCGATCACGGATACCGACCGGCGCTCGAGATGCCGCCGAGGCGGCATTCAAATCGGTCACCACGAAGCCCGTCCAGGCGGTGACGGAGAAGCCGAAGCTGCCGGGTGTCCGCGAGCTGGTTTCGCTGCGCCTCGACCGGGACGTGCTCGAGCATTTCCAGGAAGGCGGGCCGGGCTGGCAGGAACGGATCAACGAGGCGCTGCGCAAAGCGGCCGGGATATAG
- a CDS encoding cold-shock DNA-binding protein family, whose amino-acid sequence MSTGTVKWFNVQKGFGFIQPDDGGKDVFVHISALERAGIRDLQEGQKISFELVEDRRSGKMSADQLQAA is encoded by the coding sequence ATGAGCACGGGCACCGTCAAATGGTTCAACGTTCAAAAGGGTTTCGGCTTCATTCAGCCGGATGATGGCGGCAAGGACGTTTTCGTCCATATCAGCGCTCTCGAGCGCGCCGGCATCCGCGACCTCCAGGAAGGGCAGAAGATCAGCTTCGAGCTGGTCGAGGATCGCCGATCGGGCAAGATGTCCGCAGATCAGCTCCAAGCCGCCTGA
- a CDS encoding SSU ribosomal protein S21P produces the protein MQVLVRDNNIEQAMRVLKKKMQREGVFREMRRRRAFEKPSEKRVREKADAIRRSRKLARKQAQRDGSIPMPKPKVKPAMGMAARR, from the coding sequence TTGCAGGTACTGGTCCGCGACAACAACATCGAACAGGCCATGAGGGTCCTGAAGAAGAAGATGCAGCGCGAAGGCGTGTTTCGCGAGATGAGGCGGCGCCGGGCCTTCGAGAAGCCTTCTGAGAAGAGAGTGCGGGAGAAGGCGGACGCGATCCGTCGGTCACGCAAATTGGCGCGCAAGCAGGCTCAGCGCGACGGGTCGATTCCGATGCCCAAGCCGAAAGTCAAACCGGCCATGGGCATGGCGGCGCGCCGCTAA
- a CDS encoding Uncharacterized conserved protein, DUF1778 family translates to MPATRPAREDRIELRATKEEKRVLATAAAYERLDVTSFIMRNVLPAARAVVDRAERIVLGERDTMRVIELLENPPKPPPALMAAARRRATRA, encoded by the coding sequence ATGCCGGCGACCCGCCCAGCCCGCGAAGACAGAATCGAGTTGCGGGCGACCAAGGAAGAGAAGCGCGTCCTGGCGACGGCCGCGGCCTATGAGCGGCTGGACGTGACCAGTTTCATCATGCGCAACGTGCTACCTGCCGCGCGCGCAGTGGTGGACCGCGCCGAACGCATTGTGCTTGGCGAGCGCGACACCATGCGGGTGATCGAGCTTCTGGAGAACCCGCCCAAGCCGCCGCCCGCTCTCATGGCTGCCGCAAGACGCCGCGCCACTCGGGCATAG
- a CDS encoding Protein N-acetyltransferase, RimJ/RimL family — protein sequence MSEITIRRLLVATRHDYRNIRLEALQRAPEAFGSTYKLEVAWPIETFEARLERSVVFGAYCGEEIIGMAGLARDSGPKHSHKAFLWGMYVRSEVGRRGVGAALVEAIVDHAPDGVEQIALTVVQDNKVARALYERLGFAVYGVEPRALKVAGRYFDEILMVKFLRAAPCGKE from the coding sequence ATGTCCGAGATCACGATTCGCCGCCTGTTAGTGGCGACCCGTCATGACTATCGCAATATCCGGCTCGAAGCGCTGCAACGAGCGCCTGAAGCCTTCGGCTCGACCTATAAGCTCGAGGTCGCGTGGCCCATCGAGACATTCGAGGCGCGCCTGGAAAGATCGGTCGTCTTCGGAGCCTATTGCGGCGAAGAGATCATCGGCATGGCCGGGCTTGCCCGCGACTCCGGCCCCAAGCACAGCCACAAGGCTTTTCTCTGGGGCATGTATGTCCGCTCCGAGGTGGGACGACGGGGCGTGGGCGCGGCACTTGTCGAAGCCATCGTCGATCATGCGCCGGATGGGGTCGAGCAGATCGCCTTGACGGTGGTGCAAGACAACAAGGTGGCGCGAGCGCTCTATGAACGATTGGGATTTGCGGTCTACGGAGTCGAGCCGCGGGCGCTGAAGGTTGCGGGTCGCTATTTCGATGAAATCCTCATGGTGAAGTTCCTGCGTGCCGCTCCTTGTGGCAAGGAGTAG